The Chloroflexota bacterium genomic sequence ATAACGAACATCAATTTAGCGCACCAATTATCGATGCCTTTGCTCGTTATTTTCAGTATCGTCAGCTTGTGATTGATCGATTAATCATGTTCGACACCGATCAAGCCGATACACCTGCCAGTAGCGTGAAAGATCGCAATGGCGTGAGTTTGCGCGATAAAGACACGCTTTGGTTTGGCATGATTTTGGAGCGCTATATTCAAGAACATTGGAGCCATGTGATTCGCATGGTCGAGCGCCGCACAATTTACGATGTTAACCCAAGTTTATACGATGATGCGATGCAAGCATTTGGCCAACAATTAGCGAATATCAAGCATCAACCTGAAACTGAATATTATATTTTAGCGGCTGGCGGAACCCAAGCGTTCAATAATGCGCTCCAATTCAAGGCCATTGCCCGTTTTCGCGAAGCCTGCTTTGTGCTCTATAAATCTGAGCACGATCAATGGCCTTATTCGCTGAATATTCGTAAACAATTGCTCAATTCATTTAATATTTCAACGGCGATTCAATTGATTCAGCAGCATAATTTTCTTGGGGCAATTACCTTGCTCGAAGGCTCAGTTGATGCAGGGATTATCGGATTGTTGCGCTATGCTAAGTATCGTGAAGATTTCGATTTTGATTCAGCTCAGCAAATTTTAGCTCAAATTCAATTTGATGTTGATGGTTCGTTGCGTGATCTAGTTCGTTCAATTCAACATACTGCGTATCAGATCGATCAAGCTGACTTGAAATTTCTCTTGGTTGAACTTTATTATAATGCCCAAATTGCCTATACCAATGGCCGCTATGCCGATTTCTTGGGGCGTATGTTTCGCTTCCAAGAAACAGTCTTGCGCTATTTGGTTGAAACAACCTTCAATATTTCAACTGATTATAGTAAAGCGCACAAAGCTGAGAATCTTGCCAAATTCGATCAATTGTTGGCCGATGATCCAGCACTCCACGCATATCTTGAGCAAGCAACGCTGGGTGATCAAAAGCTCGATTATCAACATTTTTCAGTGCCAGTTTTGATCGCCATGCTTAATTTTGCCAGCGAAAAAGCTGGGCAACGCTACCTCAACAAACAACAAGCAGGCCTGTACATCGGCATCCTCAAAAATCTCTATAAAATTACCAATTTAGCTCAAATGCGCAACCAGAGCATCATTGCCCATGGCTTTCAAGGCGTTTCCAAGGAAAAAATTAACGAGGCAATGCAACTCAAACCTGAGCAAACCCCCTTGGATTTGTTACACGATACGTTGAGCAAAATGCAGATCGATATCCATGAATCGCCGTTTCAGCAGATTCAAACGATATTAACTCAAAAATTGTATAGCTTGATCTAGGAGTGAATAGTATGACCAGATTATTGATTTGTAATATTGGCAATCGCGATGTTTTATTGCCAATGGAATTGCTGCCAGTAGAATTACACAAAGCCAGCCATCGCGATAAAATTAAGTATATTCGCACCAATAAAACCAAGATTGGCTCTAACCTTCAAATTACGATGATCAAAAAAGTTATTGATTATCTTGAGGCTGATTCGATCGATTGGATTCTTTTATTTGGAACCCAACAATCTAATCCAAACTATCAGCCGACCGATACCTTTGAAGCCGCCGAACTCGTGCGTGAATTATTGATCGAACGTTGGAATTTTCGGCCTGAACACGTTTTGGCGCATGTTGTGCCAGTTAATCCAACTCGCCAAAACGAGCTTATTCGATTTTATGAGGCCCAATTAACCAAGTATGATAGCCAAATTAAGCCAAGCCAGGTTTTTTTGGAGGTAACTGGCGGCACTCCAGCTATGTCGAATGCACTGCAATTAGCTGGCACTGAAATGTTTCAGGCCCGCGCGATTGCCTTGTATGTTACGCCTGATAGTATGCTTCCAGAACGCTTATCGATTGGGCGGCGGATTCTGGGCGGCCCTTTGCGCAAGCTGATTCAGGCCAATCTGACCACGTTTCAATATCATGCAGCGCTGGAGAGTTGGCATTTGTATCGGCCTTATTTTACCGATTTGCAAAGCGAAAGTAGTGCCAAAGTGATTGAGGGGATGTTGGCGCATGCGGCTGCGCGAGTCAATCTCGATGTGCCTCAGGCAATTTTGGCAATTCGCGATTTGGTTGGTTTGGCCGATGGGTTGTATGATGTGATGATTCACGAATTGTACAATGCGCTAACCCCGCTATCGCATGAAAATGCCTTAGCCGAGGTTTTAGCGCTGGCCGAAATTCGCTTGCAAAGCAATAATTATGCCGATTTTCTGACCCAATTAGTACGTTATGTCGAAAATAGTTTACGCTTGGTTTGCCTAAATTTAAATATTCCATTCATTAATTGGCAGGGCCAAGCAGACCCGCATGGAGCCAAAGTTGATGCTGGTTGGCTGCGTCAACAGCGCATTGAAAAAATTACTGTAGGTCAGTCGGGTTTACAACGCTTGCTGAGTATGTATGCACCGAACGATCCACAAGTTCAGTTAGTTTTGAAATTCGCCAAAACTTGCCAGCCATTAATTGAATTACGTAACGAAATTACCCATAGTTTGGGTGGTGTTTCGCAAATGCAAATTGAACAAGCATTTGGCGATTCAGCAAGTGGAATATTGAGCTACATTCACCATAATTATCAACAACTAACCCAGCGATCGCTAAATCAAAATCCATATCACGCGATCAACCAATGGATTAATCAATTATTGCAATAATCGTTAGGATGAGGGATTTTCAGATGCCAATGGCGTTAATGCTCCAAATTCGACCGCTTAGCAATGCAACGGTTCAGCCTAGTTTGGCTCGGGCAGCGCATGCAGCAATCTTGAATATCATTCGCGAGGCTAACCCTGATTTAGCCCAACAGGTACACGATGAAGTTGGCGCGAAGCCGCTGACCGTCTCGAATGTGCTGGGCATGCATGCGCAGGGCAACCAGGCTACGGTGCAAACCAGTGAAGATTATGGCTTGCGCATAAGCTTGTTGACCCCAGCTTTAGAGCAGCTGGCTCAAACTTGGCAACCAGAGCAACTGGGATTATTGAATCTTGATGGCAGCTCATGGCGAATTGAAGCTATTTTGCGCCAAGAGCACGAACACCCTTGGGTTGGGCAGCGCAGTTATAGTGAATTGCTGGCTCCCAGCATGGCCCAAGATTCGATTGCCTACCGCTGGACATTCCAATTTCACTCGCCAGTAACTTTTCGTCAACGGGGCTTGAATCAGCCGATGCCAACCCCCGATTTGGTATTTGGCAGTTTGCTGGATAAATGGAATGCAGTTGCACCGCTGACATTCCCCGATGAAGTGAAGCGCTTTGCTAGCGAATGCATGGCGACCAGTTATTTTGAATTACGCTCACAGCGCGAGCCAACCAAAAACCAAGCCATCCAAATTGGTGCGGTTGGCCATTGCACCTACACCGCAACCTCGCGTGATCGCTATTGGTGTTCATGTATTGACACCTTGGCGCGGTTTGCTTTTTGGAGCGGAGTTGGGGCTGGAACGACGCGCGGTTTAGGCCGCGCCCGCTTAGTTGAACGCTAAGGAGTGGGAATTATGGCAACGCTTTATGTTCTCGAACAAGGTGCAGAAATTCGCTGTGACGGTGAACGGCTAGCAATTTGGCAAACTGATCAAGAGCTGGGCAACGTGCCAATGGCCAAACTCGAAGATATTGTAGTGATGGGCAATATTGGGTTTAGTACGCCTGCAATCAAGCGCCTGTTGGATCAACAGATTGAAGTAACATTTTTGACGATTCACGGGCGCTACCATGGGCGGTTGATTGGTGAAGTGACCGCCCATGTGGCCTTGCGGCGCAACCAATATCGCCGAGCAGACGATGAGACTTGGGCTTTGGCGATGGCTCAAGCCTGTGTTAGCGGCAAATTACGCAATTGCCGGGCTGTATTGCAACGCTTCGCCCGCAACCGCCAACAGGTCGAAAAAGAGGTTTTAGAATCGATTGAAGCCTTAGACCATTTTATTGATCGGGTTGATCGCACCACCAAAATCAGCTCATTGGTTGGGGTTGAAGGTAGCGGCTCGGCAGCCTATTTTGGTGGTTTGCGCAGCTTATTTGATAGCGAATGGATGTTCAATAATCGTAATCGCCGCCCACCAACCGACCCAGTTAATGTATTATTATCGTTGGGCTATACCCTTTTGGTGCATAAAACCCTTGGCGCAGTTCAGGCGGTAGGGTTCGATCCTTATCAAGGATTTTTACATCAACTCGATTACAATCGACCATCGTTAGTGCTTGATTTGATCGAAGAATTTCGGCCAATTTTGGTCGATGCCTTGGTGATTCGCTGCTGTAATGATGGCAGGCTGACGGCCAATGATTTCAGCCCGAGTGATGATCCCAAGCACCCAATTTTACTCAGCAATGAGGGCAAAAAACGCTTTGTAGCGGCTTTTGAAGAACGTATGCGCACTGAAGTCACCCATCCCGATGGTGCAGACGGACGGCCTGGCAAAGTCAGCTATTGGCGTTGTATTGAGCTTCAAGCCCGCTTATTGGCTCGCGCAATCCAGACTGGCACAAGCTACCAAGCCTGGACAACCCGTTAGGAGCACGTATGCTGTACTTGATCTCCTACGATATTGCGGTTGATAAGCGGCGCACCAAAATTGCCAAAATTCTTGAAGGCTTTGGCCAGCGGGTGCAATATAGCGTCTTTGAATGCGACTTGACCGCCAAGCAATACACCAAATTGCGCGGCAAATTGCATAAAGTGCTGCGGCCAGAAGATGGCGATAATCTGCGGACATATCGCATTTGTGCTGCCTGTGCCCCAAATACCGAAATTGTGGGCAATGGGCCAGCGCTTGAAACCAGCGTTACGATTTACATTTTTTGAATTTCGGCATAGCAAAGCGCTAAATCGATGGTTATCCACAATTTAACTTTTTCAACATGCCGCGCGATCCCATTCTGAAGGGTAGAAAGCGACTTATCCACATGGAAATTTGCTTAAAAAGCGAGTTAAAACTGCCCCAAAAAATCGGACCGCGCAAACCGCGCGTTTTAGCGCCTTGCAAAGCCATGAAAAGTAGGGTATATTCAAATAACCAAAATCCTCGGAAGGGGATTAAAACCTCGAATTGGATCAACACCAAACGGCGCAACGCACGCTAGATTCAAATAACCAAAATCCTCGGAAGGGGATTAAAACTACAACGAGTGGGATCGCCTACAGGAGAAGTACGGTGCATTCAAATAACCAAAATCCTCGGAAGGGGATTAAAACGCCGAAAGACCCACTCGCGGTCTGGTGCTGGCAGGTAGCATTCAAATAACCAAAATCCTCGGAAGGGGATTAAAACCAGCGAGGGAACCGAAGAAGAAGGAATGAGTATTGAGGAAATTCAAATAACCAAAATCCTCGGAAGGGGATTAAAACTGGCGTAACGTGCGCTTGGCTGGCTGAAGCTCAATAAATGCATTCAAATAACCAAAATCCTCGGAAGGGGATTAAAACCCCATACCTTTTGCGATAAAAGATAGCGATATGGTGCGTTGTGAATTCAAATAACCAAAATCCTCGGAAGGGGATTAAAACCTAGCAGTTTTATAGTGTAGGTATCTACATATCTAGAATTCAAATAACCAAAATCCTCGGAAGGGGATTAAAACCAACGAGCGCCTTCTCCGATTTGCCGACAGTTTCGTTGAGATTCAAATAACCAAAATCCTCGGAAGGGGATTAAAACGTACACGATCTGGATTCAACGTTCGCTGGAAACATTCAAATAACCAAAATCCTCGGAAGGGGATTAAAACCGATTGGTCGCTCATCCAATAGCGCAGCTAACTTCCATTCAAATAACCAAAATCCTCGGAAGGGGATTAAAACAATGTCTTCTATAATCAACATGTTCGACTGCTTACGCCATTCAAATAACCAAAATCCTCGGAAGGGGATTAAAACACTATGGTATGACCGCGTTTATCCTGTCGCAACCAACACAATTCAAATAACCAAAATCCTCGGAAGGGGATTAAAACGCATCTCCGGTGCGCCAATGGCGGTCATAAATTCGCCATTCAAATAACCAAAATCCTCGGAAGGGGATTAAAACTGGTGAATTGCGTTCGCAGCACCTTCAGCTGCGTCATGGCATTCAAATAACCAAAATCCTCGGAAGGGGATTAAAACATGCCGAAGCCGATCCCTCACTCAAGAAGCGCCAAACGATTCAAATAACCAAAATCCTCGGAAGGGGATTAAAACATCATATGGGAAGGAATATAGACGCGAGCGCCTTCTTCCATTCAAATAACCAAAATCCTCGGAAGGGGATTAAAACGTTGTTTTCTCGACCTTGGGCAAAGAATCGGGCTACTGCATTCAAATAACCAAAATCCTCGGAAGGGGATTAAAACGGTATAGCGCCCGCAGCGATGCGGGCTTAGGAGATACATCATATTCAAATAACCAAAATCCTCGGAAGGGGATTAAAACTAAGAATGTGCCAACGCCAATCAAGTCCGAACTATATTCAAATAACCAAAATCCTCGGAAGGGGATTAAAACATTGACCATCTCTTTCCCGACGTTTTTGAACCAATTGTAGATTCAAATAACCAAAATCCTCGGAAGGGGATTAAAACTTAACTCATAATTGAAGGTGATGCGCATGCCGATCGATATTCAAATAACCAAAATCCTCGGAAGGGGATTAAAACACAAAACGAGCGCTGGACGACATCACCTTTGGTATTCAAATAACCAAAATCCTCGGAAGGGGATTAAAACATGTAAAGATTTTCAGTTTGATGTCGAAGAGTTGTTGTTGAATTCAAATAACCAAAATCCTCGGAAGGGGATTAAAACCAATTTAGCAGAACAATCGTCACAATTACTGATAATTTATTCAAATAACCAAAATCCTCGGAAGGGGATTAAAACTTTATTGGCCCTACTTTGTAAGTAAATAACTTGTTATATTCAAATAACCAAAATCCTCGGAAGGGGATTAAAACTCAACTTAACTTCTATTATGATGTTGTCATGCAGTATGTATTCAAATAACCAAAATCCTCGGAAGGGGATTAAAACTTATCTGAAAGATTCCAGCTACTGCAACAAGTAATGGATTCAAATAACCAAAATCCTCGGAAGGGGATTAAAACTGATCGGGCGGTTCTTAGGGCAGCCACGGGCCGTGATTCAGATTCAAATAACCAAAATCCTCGGAAGGGGATTAAAACACTTCATCGCGTAAAACCGTCGATGGTGATTGAATGCCATTCAAATAACCAAAATCCTCGGAAGGGGATTAAAACGAACAGTAACAGAATTGGCTACTACGAATGAAACTGTGGCCATTCAAATAACCAAAATCCTCGGAAGGGGATTAAAACTCACCTGATCCGCGTGTTCGTTTGGCACGTGCTGGAAATTCAAATAACCAAAATCCTCGGAAGGGGATTAAAACTATTCCAGTGTTGATTGGGGTGATTGAGAAAACCCGCATTCAAATAACCAAAATCCTCGGAAGGGGATTAAAACAGGATTGCTGGTCGCTCCATACGGGCTGCATCCTTATTATTCAAATAACCAAAATCCTCGGAAGGGGATTAAAACCTTTGGGTATTTGATCTGCTTAGCGCCCGATGCACTCGCATTCAAATAACCAAAATCCTCGGAAGGGGATTAAAACACGGCGGCGGCGGCGCTCAAAATCGTTCATAACACCATTCAAATAACCAAAATCCTCGGAAGGGGATTAAAACCGGTTGAAAGCGTATCATAGAGTGTGGTTTGTGGAATTTATTCAAATAACCAAAATCCTCGGAAGGGGATTAAAACGTAGGTTGGATGGTCAAGGCCGAAGCGCCCGAAGGCGATTCAAATAACCAAAATCCTCGGAAGGGGATTAAAACGGATATGTTTTTAGCCATTTGTCCTGGCAGTAATCAATTATTCAAATAACCAAAATCCTCGGAAGGGGATTAAAACGCATGGCCGCACCAATGCGATATCAGCCAACGCCCAAACGCCATTCAAATAACCAAAATCCTCGGAAGGGGATTAAAACTATCGCCTCGCGAGAGGCAGGAAGGCAGCATATGAACCCATTCAAATAACCAAAATCCTCGGAAGGGGATTAAAACAACGTGATTGTGTGGGATAAGGGCGGCGGCGGCATGGGTGATTCAAATAACCAAAATCCTCGGAAGGGGATTAAAACAAATACTGACAACGGTGTAATCATTGATGCGTCCCCAGATTCAAATAACCAAAATCCTCGGAAGGGGATTAAAACGGCTCACGATTGTAGCGAATATATTCCATATGCTCATGAATTCAAATAACCAAAATCCTCGGAAGGGGATTAAAACCGGCTGTGCCCCGTGATGAGAACGATCTCGAAGTCTTAGATTCAAATAACCAAAATCCTCGGAAGGGGATTAAAACCAACGAATACCCGCCAAGGGTATGTCGCCAGTTTAACATTCAAATAACCAAAATCCTCGGAAGGGGATTAAAACAAAGTTAGCTTTTTGGCGGTCTGTCAACGTTCCTTTAAATTCAAATAACCAAAATCCTCGGAAGGGGATTAAAACGCGCTCAATGTCGATATCGATTGGGATGCTGTTGCTCGATTCAAATAACCAAAATCCTCGGAAGGGGATTAAAACATTACTTTTTCGTCGCAAGTCGCGGTCTTTACCTTCTCGATTCAAATAACCAAAATCCTCGGAAGGGGATTAAAACGGTACGCGCTACGATCCCTGCGAAAACTCGCGCAACTGGATTCAAATAACCAAAATCCTCGGAAGGGGATTAAAACTTAACAATACCTGTGCGCGTACTGATTAGGTCAATAAACAATTCAAATAACCAAAATCCTCGGAAGGGGATTAAAACAATGCCACCAACAAAAAACGGGTTGCCGCCGTTGATAAAAATATTCAAATAACCAAAATCCTCGGAAGGGGATTAAAACCAAAGGATTAGACGAAAGCATCGTGTATGTTAAATTCAAATAACCAAAATCCTCGGAAGGGGATTAAAACTGATTGGGGCTTGTTAGACGATCTTACAGGCAATATTGCATTCAAATAACCAAAATCCTCGGAAGGGGATTAAAACTGCAATTCCAAGCGCATCTTTGGCCGCGTCAATGATACATTCAAATAACCAAAATCCTCGGAAGGGGATTAAAACTGAATAATACCGAGCTTGTATGAAGTACGTCCCGTATTTTCAATTCAAATAACCAAAATCCTCGGAAGGGGATTAAAACGGGATTATCGGTAACTAATTCATGAAAAAAGTTATCAATTCAAATAACCAAAATCCTCGGAAGGGGATTAAAACGCATTTCTTAATAACACACTCAATCACCCTCAAATGATGATTCAAATAACCAAAATCCTCGGAAGGGGATTAAAACGGCATGGATCGGCGCAGAGACTATTGCAGCAGCCTATCGATTCAAATAACCAAAATCCTCGGAAGGGGATTAAAACTTTGGACTCCCATACGACTAAATCCTCGATCCCACTATCGAGATTCAAATAACCAAAATCCTCGGAAGGGGATTAAAACCTTCATCGTTGCGCCTCCACTGCCTGTTTCAGTATCTGCATCAATTCAAATAACCAAAATCCTCGGAAGGGGATTAAAACTCTATATCCCACTTCTTTTCATTCGGCAGTTTGTAATAATTCAAATAACCAAAATCCTCGGAAGGGGATTAAAACAGCAGGATACACAGGCTCATTCGGATCATCTTCCCACATTCAAATAACCAAAATCCTCGGAAGGGGATTAAAACCCCCACGCACCCCACGCTCGTTCTGCCTCGGCATTCTTGATTCAAATAACCAAAATCCTCGGAAGGGGATTAAAACCCCTTTGGCACAGAACCAGGGTGTTGGTGCTGGCCTGAGTATATTCAAATAACC encodes the following:
- the cas2 gene encoding CRISPR-associated endonuclease Cas2, encoding MLYLISYDIAVDKRRTKIAKILEGFGQRVQYSVFECDLTAKQYTKLRGKLHKVLRPEDGDNLRTYRICAACAPNTEIVGNGPALETSVTIYIF
- the cas6 gene encoding CRISPR system precrRNA processing endoribonuclease RAMP protein Cas6, with protein sequence MPMALMLQIRPLSNATVQPSLARAAHAAILNIIREANPDLAQQVHDEVGAKPLTVSNVLGMHAQGNQATVQTSEDYGLRISLLTPALEQLAQTWQPEQLGLLNLDGSSWRIEAILRQEHEHPWVGQRSYSELLAPSMAQDSIAYRWTFQFHSPVTFRQRGLNQPMPTPDLVFGSLLDKWNAVAPLTFPDEVKRFASECMATSYFELRSQREPTKNQAIQIGAVGHCTYTATSRDRYWCSCIDTLARFAFWSGVGAGTTRGLGRARLVER
- the cas1 gene encoding CRISPR-associated endonuclease Cas1 translates to MATLYVLEQGAEIRCDGERLAIWQTDQELGNVPMAKLEDIVVMGNIGFSTPAIKRLLDQQIEVTFLTIHGRYHGRLIGEVTAHVALRRNQYRRADDETWALAMAQACVSGKLRNCRAVLQRFARNRQQVEKEVLESIEALDHFIDRVDRTTKISSLVGVEGSGSAAYFGGLRSLFDSEWMFNNRNRRPPTDPVNVLLSLGYTLLVHKTLGAVQAVGFDPYQGFLHQLDYNRPSLVLDLIEEFRPILVDALVIRCCNDGRLTANDFSPSDDPKHPILLSNEGKKRFVAAFEERMRTEVTHPDGADGRPGKVSYWRCIELQARLLARAIQTGTSYQAWTTR